The following proteins are encoded in a genomic region of Spirosoma sp. SC4-14:
- a CDS encoding glycosyltransferase family 2 protein: MVKVSVLIITYNQHKFIREAIDSAVAQKTTFPIEILVGDDFSSDGTREIIQEYEQKYPGLVIGVLHPHNMGKNGGINFLETLKRAKGEYYALMDGDDYWTDPLKLQKQADLLDAHPDYSTVFNNALIIYEDGSPSHVLNGPDMKPYYTVDDLIGEDEIWFMATSSTMYRNNIKEYPKWFRESSSGDIPRLILKAKLGKIGYIPDVMSVYRKNRAGASFADNYYDEAFLRNRIQMYSDINRELDYRYDRVLRRNIARYYRMMMDSKQYKHSYFRRARLAMKYLYLGKPDWRKTKNVIRDYIVPKPLAKLYSTIRLLPHR; the protein is encoded by the coding sequence ATGGTTAAAGTCAGTGTTCTGATTATTACATACAATCAGCATAAATTTATTCGTGAAGCCATCGATAGTGCCGTAGCGCAGAAAACAACGTTTCCTATTGAAATATTGGTAGGGGATGATTTTTCGAGCGATGGCACACGTGAGATTATTCAGGAATATGAGCAGAAATACCCTGGCCTGGTGATTGGCGTGCTGCACCCGCACAACATGGGCAAAAACGGCGGTATCAATTTCCTGGAAACGCTGAAACGAGCCAAAGGGGAGTACTATGCGCTCATGGATGGCGACGATTACTGGACCGACCCGCTGAAACTTCAGAAACAGGCCGATCTGCTCGACGCACATCCCGACTATTCAACGGTTTTCAATAATGCGCTGATCATTTACGAAGACGGATCGCCGTCGCATGTGCTGAATGGACCGGATATGAAACCGTACTATACGGTAGATGATTTGATTGGCGAAGACGAAATCTGGTTCATGGCTACGTCGAGCACCATGTATCGGAATAATATTAAAGAATATCCAAAATGGTTTCGGGAATCGTCGAGTGGCGATATTCCCCGATTGATTTTAAAAGCAAAGCTTGGTAAAATTGGCTATATTCCAGACGTAATGTCGGTATATCGAAAAAACCGGGCCGGAGCCAGTTTTGCCGATAACTATTATGACGAGGCCTTTTTGCGGAATCGGATTCAGATGTATAGCGATATTAATCGCGAACTCGATTACCGCTACGACCGTGTGTTGCGCCGAAACATTGCCCGGTATTACCGGATGATGATGGACTCAAAACAGTATAAACACAGTTATTTTCGGCGGGCACGTCTGGCTATGAAATACCTGTATCTGGGCAAGCCAGACTGGCGTAAAACAAAAAATGTGATTCGGGATTATATTGTCCCTAAACCACTGGCAAAACTATACAGTACAATCCGGCTATTGCCGCATCGATAA